Proteins found in one Xenopus laevis strain J_2021 chromosome 1L, Xenopus_laevis_v10.1, whole genome shotgun sequence genomic segment:
- the LOC121401474 gene encoding zinc finger CCHC domain-containing protein 3-like, which translates to MDSFEEGVPAFARVRNSVRVVTEPSVGEERMRYIVDAILKDLGHVRREEILAIQDYPRRGVYDVTFVGEGVFTSFWRILSENQKDARLVGYRIFPHFEQEEVVLIIKSYSPNVKLKEVELVLGKFCEKLIFVGRILNGLGIWTSKFRFKAKFKKDVKPPARFQLGTWSLDIFFSGMPAFCKRCRMYGHKEDECTVCRNCGESSHDSKNCRQPKKCNLCFEIDHMYANCPKRSEKPERNTEGRKEDDPSESQVKEIPVEPIVKPRVKEDKLLDKEEKVKVKRKKKQEESIPEQEHPVSSAGKLVKPRGRTRGENLHRYWSDRTVTELNAYIQRITDKEEIAAVTKIIQEGGGNEVIRGKVLEYFKTLK; encoded by the coding sequence ATGGATTCGTTTGAAGAAGGAGTCCCAGCTTTTGCCAGAGTAAGGAACTCTGTTCGTGTGGTAACAGAGCCGTCGGTCGGAGAAGAAAGGATGCGCTACATCGTGGACGCCATCCTGAAGGACCTCGGCCACGTCAGGAGAGAGGAGATCCTGGCCATTCAGGATTACCCCAGGAGGGGTGTCTATGATGTCACCTTCGTTGGGGAAGGAGTGTTCACCAGTTTCTGGAGAATCCTCTCGGAGAACCAGAAGGACGCTCGATTAGTGGGATACAGGATCTTTCCACACTTCGAACAAGAAGAGGTGGTATTGATCATCAAGTCCTATTCGCCCAATGTAAAGCTGAAAGAAGTGGAACTTGTATTGGGTAAGTTTTGTGAAAAACTTATCTTTGTTGGCAGGATTCTGAATGGGCTTGGAATTTGGACTTCAAAGTTCAGATTTAAAGCCAAGTTCAAGAAAGATGTGAAGCCGCCTGCAAGATTTCAACTAGGAACCTGGAGTCTGGACATTTTTTTCAGTGGCATGCCAGCCTTCTGTAAAAGATGTCGGATGTATGGCCATAAAGAGGATGAGTGCACAGTATGTCGGAATTGTGGGGAATCTTCCCATGATTCAAAGAACTGCAGACAACCAAAGAAGTGCAACCTGTGTTTTGAAATTGATCATATGTATGCCAACTGTCCAAAAAGAAGTGAAAAGCCTGAGAGGAACACAGAGGGAAGAAAGGAAGATGACCCCAGTGAATCTCAGGTAAAAGAAATTCCAGTAGAACCAATTGTTAAACCGAGAGTTAAAGAGGATAAGTTGCTTGACAAAGAGGAAAAAGTCAaagtaaagagaaagaaaaaacaagaagAGTCGATACCTGAACAGGAACATCCGGTGAGTTCAGCAGGAAAACTGGTAAAACCAAGAGGACGTACAAGAGGGGAGAACTTGCATCGTTATTGGAGTGATAGAACTGTCACAGAACTTAATGCTTATATCCAACGCATTACTGATAAAGAAGAAATTGCAGCAGTGACAAAAATTATTCAGGAAGGTGGAGGTAACGAGGTGATAAGAGGAAAAGTGTTAGAGTACTTTAAGACTTTAAAGTGA